Proteins from a genomic interval of Deinococcus sp. QL22:
- a CDS encoding DUF4384 domain-containing protein, giving the protein MKALMLSSVLLTLTACATSPAPAAPALSLQVMPNPITVGRELKLNLTLQHEPGLWYVLLLVESPDGQVDQLLPNRLPGGAGTLKAGQTVVFPAPEANILLKATAPAGVHTVLAYASPRPLNLEGISAYASESAAFATVQANRQGVGGLEGSTTAIIKLLNPGIATLAKFTVTAQP; this is encoded by the coding sequence ATGAAAGCCTTGATGCTGAGCAGTGTTCTGCTGACCTTGACCGCCTGCGCGACGTCGCCAGCGCCCGCTGCACCGGCACTGAGTCTGCAAGTAATGCCCAACCCCATCACTGTGGGCCGAGAACTGAAGCTCAACCTCACCCTGCAACACGAGCCCGGTCTCTGGTACGTGCTGCTGTTGGTGGAAAGTCCGGATGGTCAGGTCGATCAGCTCCTCCCGAATCGTCTGCCGGGTGGAGCCGGCACCCTCAAGGCTGGCCAGACGGTCGTGTTTCCTGCACCGGAAGCGAACATCCTGTTGAAAGCGACGGCACCTGCAGGGGTGCATACGGTGCTGGCTTACGCGAGTCCAAGGCCGCTGAATCTGGAGGGCATCAGTGCCTATGCCTCGGAGAGTGCGGCGTTTGCGACGGTGCAGGCCAATCGGCAGGGGGTCGGGGGTCTGGAAGGCTCGACGACCGCCATTATCAAATTGCTCAATCCCGGCATCGCCACGTTGGCGAAGTTCACGGTCACGGCACAGCCTTAA
- a CDS encoding radical SAM protein encodes MKARFSRDGIHFFDRVTGWNILIDECIVPEERWSVAPRQLSIALTNVCDLSCPYCYAPKSRHQLELVRLKNWLLELSELECFGVGFGGGEPTLHPSFAEIVNFTATQTDLAVTFTTHGHHLDARLARQLEGSVHFIRVSVDGVGETYEAIRRKPFSDLLKRLETARSLAPFGLNMVVNARIVGDLSAVATLAETLGARELLLLPEESSMGRAGIEVDTLLLLKMWIETYRGPVPLTMSETKAASFPISRALSKEQPLESYAHINAAGELLPTSFSRYGVMLGEGTFHSALRILQVQSREEHS; translated from the coding sequence GTGAAAGCACGCTTCAGTCGGGATGGGATTCATTTTTTTGACCGCGTAACAGGATGGAACATCCTCATTGATGAGTGCATCGTTCCAGAAGAACGGTGGTCTGTCGCGCCCAGACAACTTTCCATTGCTCTGACCAATGTGTGCGACCTCTCCTGCCCCTACTGCTACGCGCCGAAGTCTCGCCACCAATTGGAACTCGTGCGCTTAAAAAATTGGTTACTTGAACTCAGCGAATTGGAGTGTTTCGGAGTTGGCTTTGGTGGCGGAGAACCGACTCTCCACCCTTCCTTTGCAGAAATCGTCAACTTCACGGCCACCCAAACTGATTTGGCCGTTACCTTCACGACGCATGGGCATCACCTTGATGCACGACTGGCACGTCAGTTAGAAGGCTCTGTTCACTTCATCCGCGTCAGTGTGGACGGTGTTGGGGAGACCTACGAGGCAATCAGGAGAAAGCCGTTTTCAGACCTTCTGAAACGGCTCGAAACAGCCCGCTCTCTAGCTCCTTTCGGCTTGAACATGGTAGTCAACGCTAGAATAGTCGGTGATTTGTCTGCAGTTGCAACCCTGGCTGAAACACTTGGAGCACGAGAATTGCTCCTTCTTCCAGAGGAATCTTCCATGGGCCGAGCTGGTATTGAGGTAGACACCCTGCTGTTGCTGAAGATGTGGATAGAGACGTATCGGGGGCCTGTTCCCCTCACTATGAGCGAGACCAAGGCGGCGTCCTTCCCTATAAGTCGTGCCCTTTCCAAAGAACAACCCCTTGAATCTTACGCACATATTAATGCTGCTGGCGAGCTGCTGCCGACGTCCTTCAGTCGTTATGGAGTCATGCTAGGAGAAGGCACTTTTCACTCAGCACTCCGCATACTTCAGGTGCAATCTCGAGAGGAACACTCATGA
- a CDS encoding DUF6375 family protein, with protein MKVWQGYGSEHSMNLVMIGTFATEAEADEVERLIQRITKQVDIAVAEGILEVGENNREFGEGLRTLLRELNLYSLNAREMEQFRYDVSTEVKGRRLVLTTDEIDVSAFMKILVDKGAKVEVYSAHHHHGTGLGRDTSET; from the coding sequence ATGAAAGTCTGGCAGGGGTACGGTTCAGAGCACTCCATGAATCTGGTAATGATTGGAACTTTCGCCACGGAGGCTGAGGCCGATGAAGTGGAGCGGCTCATTCAGCGGATTACCAAACAGGTCGATATTGCTGTAGCCGAAGGAATTCTAGAAGTAGGCGAGAATAACCGGGAATTCGGAGAAGGTTTACGTACACTCCTGCGTGAGTTGAATCTCTATAGCCTCAATGCACGTGAAATGGAGCAATTCAGATACGACGTTAGTACTGAAGTTAAGGGCCGCCGCCTCGTGTTGACGACCGACGAAATTGACGTCTCAGCATTCATGAAGATTCTCGTCGACAAGGGCGCAAAAGTAGAAGTGTATTCGGCGCACCATCACCATGGCACAGGTCTGGGCCGGGACACGAGTGAGACTTGA
- a CDS encoding helix-turn-helix domain-containing protein, translated as MPKTNQPASPLRAVFGANLRATRKAKGLSIFDIAHDSKIDWSYISQIERGQRNSGLDMLDALAQAVGVRVVDLLDPETEAVHAGTEAPDET; from the coding sequence ATGCCCAAAACAAATCAGCCCGCCAGTCCGCTCAGAGCCGTGTTTGGGGCGAACTTGCGGGCCACCCGCAAGGCCAAAGGGCTATCGATCTTCGATATCGCGCATGACAGCAAGATTGATTGGTCGTACATCTCACAGATCGAGCGGGGTCAGCGCAATAGTGGCTTGGACATGCTTGACGCATTGGCCCAGGCCGTTGGGGTGAGGGTGGTCGATTTATTGGATCCAGAGACGGAGGCTGTCCATGCTGGAACCGAGGCTCCCGACGAGACATAA
- a CDS encoding helix-turn-helix domain-containing protein: protein MTRRARSLQARFGLETENVTGNAVKRRRLELFPQMTGEMFCNHLAQTTGFYMNIATLSKIERGKRCVMDYELHFLARCLGVTMDELIDSEFRNQTGSLTQGTPNS from the coding sequence GTGACGCGCCGCGCCCGCTCACTCCAGGCCCGGTTTGGATTGGAAACAGAAAACGTTACGGGCAACGCTGTGAAGCGGCGGCGGTTGGAGCTTTTTCCACAGATGACGGGCGAGATGTTCTGCAATCATCTCGCCCAAACCACTGGATTTTATATGAATATAGCAACCCTTTCAAAAATAGAACGTGGCAAACGCTGCGTCATGGACTACGAGCTTCATTTTTTGGCCCGTTGTTTAGGCGTAACGATGGATGAATTAATTGATTCGGAATTTAGAAATCAGACTGGCAGTCTCACGCAGGGCACGCCCAATTCGTGA
- a CDS encoding LysR family substrate-binding domain-containing protein yields MDGGKGRPARFRLARPGVALTITEMTTDPMLAALHRREIDLGLGREVAAEGTFRTRLLFRERLLVVAAAEHLLSGRVVEVADLASQPFVLPPPSAGEDFRTYLTELCVASGFVPQVAQEATEWSTVLAFVGAGFGLSIVPQSALSLSKAQYTVLETPGLEWWTSVFACWRADHTSAVRDALINTLTVQ; encoded by the coding sequence CTGGACGGCGGGAAAGGAAGGCCCGCGCGCTTCCGTCTGGCCCGGCCCGGTGTGGCGCTGACCATCACCGAGATGACCACCGATCCGATGCTCGCCGCCCTGCACCGGCGTGAGATCGATCTCGGCCTGGGCCGCGAGGTCGCCGCGGAGGGTACCTTCCGCACCCGTCTGCTGTTTCGGGAACGGCTGCTGGTGGTTGCGGCGGCGGAGCACCTGTTGTCGGGCCGGGTCGTTGAGGTAGCCGACCTTGCCTCTCAGCCCTTCGTTTTACCGCCGCCAAGCGCTGGTGAGGACTTTCGCACCTATCTGACCGAGTTGTGTGTCGCCTCGGGATTTGTGCCGCAGGTCGCTCAGGAGGCGACAGAGTGGTCCACGGTGCTGGCCTTCGTCGGCGCAGGCTTTGGTCTCAGTATCGTGCCGCAATCGGCACTCTCTTTGTCGAAGGCCCAGTACACAGTTCTTGAGACGCCGGGGCTGGAATGGTGGACTTCGGTGTTCGCTTGCTGGCGGGCCGACCACACCTCCGCCGTTCGCGACGCGCTGATAAATACGCTCACCGTTCAGTAG
- a CDS encoding winged helix-turn-helix domain-containing protein yields the protein MEAGELNATQIAEMSGVSPSTVRAWRRRLRQQGSLEATRAPGPPRRLTDGQIATIMDLLQAGPDPARFPDQRWTCPRVREVIGLRFDVWYDVDHVSRLLHLWGESPQKPDRRAMERSEEAVETWVNVRVPELEKKGNYSAQDSASC from the coding sequence TTGGAGGCTGGGGAACTCAACGCCACCCAGATCGCAGAGATGAGTGGGGTCAGTCCCAGCACGGTGCGGGCTTGGAGACGACGCCTGCGCCAGCAGGGGTCGCTGGAGGCGACTCGTGCACCCGGCCCACCACGGCGGCTCACGGATGGGCAGATCGCCACGATCATGGACTTGCTCCAGGCCGGGCCGGATCCAGCTCGGTTCCCAGATCAGCGGTGGACGTGTCCCCGAGTGCGTGAAGTGATCGGGCTCCGTTTTGATGTTTGGTACGACGTCGATCATGTCAGCCGCTTGTTACATCTGTGGGGAGAATCCCCACAGAAACCGGATAGACGGGCGATGGAACGTTCGGAAGAGGCCGTGGAGACTTGGGTGAACGTGCGCGTCCCCGAGTTGGAAAAAAAAGGTAACTACTCAGCACAAGATTCGGCCTCGTGCTGA
- a CDS encoding replication initiator protein A: MTIRINELDLTRAGVVSVQKTTPSGDTSWQVDYEIGDVMYRVVGSAFYGRPYGSDADVLLALQSLFFRAGCPESNRIEVLPAELLALSALPDNGQSYVRLREALLRLSGVQWSLVRSEWQSEKRRHQGETTVTGLISDLRLLDQASGEHRPFHHRELNERLPIEITFTATFAASIRAGLFQILDAELLARLGQPTARSLYRVLQAHRVQVNGGLATELTLPVRDWLMACGLEHERTDNAKRTLELAHERLLAEDYLKASVFSGRGRSGQVSYVFQCAPEPEVVEALMNRGVTRPVAEALAADHPDRVAPALRQVDERLAAGWKPRSLAASVVDAVRNPSKWGFGVGEAPSKPSKAAPKRKRTASAEEDLPGPQDARETLGVLLRLRLSRAPSAAALAALQELTAEQVSTVRAALERPAAEALPLVRILLSVEL; this comes from the coding sequence ATGACGATTCGAATCAATGAGCTGGACTTAACCCGAGCGGGCGTGGTGAGCGTGCAAAAGACCACCCCTTCTGGCGACACGTCTTGGCAGGTGGACTACGAGATTGGGGACGTGATGTACCGCGTGGTGGGGAGTGCCTTTTACGGCCGCCCTTATGGCAGTGACGCCGATGTGTTGTTGGCCTTGCAAAGCCTGTTTTTCCGGGCGGGGTGTCCAGAATCCAACCGCATTGAGGTGCTCCCTGCGGAACTGCTGGCGCTGAGTGCCTTGCCCGACAATGGGCAGTCTTATGTTCGGCTGCGGGAAGCGCTGCTGCGGCTCTCCGGTGTGCAGTGGAGTCTGGTGCGCAGCGAGTGGCAATCCGAGAAGCGGCGCCATCAGGGGGAAACCACCGTGACGGGGCTAATTTCCGATTTGCGGCTGCTTGATCAGGCCAGTGGGGAGCACCGCCCCTTCCATCACCGGGAACTCAATGAGCGGCTGCCGATTGAAATCACCTTCACGGCCACCTTTGCGGCGTCGATCCGGGCCGGGCTGTTTCAGATTCTGGACGCTGAGTTGCTGGCCCGGCTGGGTCAACCTACGGCTCGCAGCCTCTACCGGGTGCTTCAGGCCCACCGCGTACAGGTCAACGGCGGCCTGGCCACTGAACTGACCCTCCCGGTTCGGGACTGGTTGATGGCCTGCGGACTGGAGCACGAGCGCACGGACAATGCCAAACGAACCTTGGAGTTGGCCCATGAGCGCCTCCTGGCCGAGGATTACCTCAAGGCGTCCGTCTTCAGTGGGCGGGGACGCAGTGGGCAGGTGTCGTATGTGTTTCAGTGCGCGCCGGAGCCGGAAGTGGTGGAGGCCTTGATGAACCGGGGCGTGACCCGGCCGGTGGCGGAAGCGCTGGCGGCGGATCATCCCGACCGCGTGGCTCCGGCCCTGCGGCAGGTGGACGAACGGCTGGCGGCGGGATGGAAGCCCCGGTCGCTGGCGGCCTCGGTGGTGGACGCCGTGCGCAATCCCAGCAAGTGGGGCTTTGGTGTTGGGGAAGCTCCCAGCAAGCCCAGCAAAGCCGCTCCGAAGCGGAAGAGGACTGCGAGTGCGGAAGAGGATCTGCCTGGCCCTCAGGACGCCCGTGAGACGTTGGGGGTGCTGCTGCGGCTGCGGCTGAGCCGGGCACCCTCAGCGGCGGCGCTGGCCGCGCTGCAAGAGTTGACCGCAGAACAGGTTTCCACGGTGCGGGCTGCGCTGGAACGTCCTGCAGCAGAGGCGTTGCCACTCGTGCGGATCCTTCTAAGTGTTGAACTCTAA
- a CDS encoding IS982 family transposase, translated as MGRPDFTVLPLTTAVTLLSRWIAPHVPAKLLHTHEKISDAELLAIALLQKLHKVPYFNRWWRFLKLNHFPHFPSETQARIRLSRLTLVVEQLATEVQELDFVAVDSEPLPVSTFKRAPRCKFRGARHGFSTAGPVYGFKLHAWSALNGKIVRYEIRPANEHDFSVLCEMNRDWPAFGGPKQIGDKGYQSGTCLTPPKVNAKRMDPRWKPEYGAARKCIESAFSVLAGAGLRWGQVKTYVSLRLKVALNVLAHNLKFTDIGG; from the coding sequence ATGGGCCGTCCCGATTTCACTGTACTGCCGCTCACCACCGCTGTCACCCTCCTGAGCCGCTGGATCGCTCCACACGTCCCGGCAAAATTACTCCACACACACGAGAAAATCTCCGATGCTGAACTACTGGCAATTGCCCTCCTCCAGAAGCTGCACAAGGTGCCGTACTTCAACCGTTGGTGGCGATTTCTCAAGCTCAATCACTTCCCGCACTTCCCTTCTGAGACCCAGGCCCGAATCCGGCTGTCCCGGTTGACCCTAGTCGTTGAACAACTCGCCACCGAAGTCCAGGAACTGGACTTCGTCGCTGTCGATTCCGAGCCGCTTCCAGTTTCGACGTTCAAGCGCGCGCCACGCTGCAAGTTCCGAGGGGCACGCCACGGGTTCAGTACGGCTGGGCCGGTCTATGGCTTCAAACTCCACGCCTGGAGCGCGCTGAACGGCAAGATCGTGCGGTATGAGATTCGTCCTGCAAATGAGCACGATTTCAGCGTGCTCTGCGAGATGAACAGAGATTGGCCCGCTTTTGGCGGGCCAAAACAGATCGGGGATAAGGGGTATCAGTCGGGAACGTGCCTGACGCCGCCAAAGGTCAATGCGAAACGAATGGATCCGCGCTGGAAACCGGAATATGGGGCGGCCAGGAAGTGCATAGAGTCGGCGTTCTCCGTCCTCGCTGGGGCCGGACTGCGCTGGGGTCAGGTGAAGACGTATGTAAGCCTACGGTTGAAAGTGGCTCTGAACGTCCTCGCGCACAATCTGAAATTCACTGATATCGGCGGCTGA
- a CDS encoding DMT family transporter, with the protein MEYRAAVLLGLLNGFIPNVLLAYALSRIDSAPAALLQATTPLFVAVGGQLGLSADRIVPRQALGIVAALGGSATIIGSFAVLGAAMSYAGAALVVSRLRPTEPTQTALGQQLAAMIFAAVAAALLEPLSAWQQPASVWWALLGMAVVSTALPVILFFRLLSTTSAAQASLVHYLLPVAALLYGVGFLGEHLQPLSVLGGVVILASIWLANSTHAVSRRAVR; encoded by the coding sequence ATCGAATACCGCGCCGCAGTGCTGCTCGGCCTCCTCAATGGTTTTATCCCCAACGTGCTGCTGGCCTACGCGCTGAGCCGAATCGACAGCGCTCCAGCGGCGCTGCTTCAGGCGACCACGCCGCTGTTTGTCGCTGTCGGCGGTCAGTTGGGGCTATCGGCAGACCGAATTGTGCCGCGTCAGGCTCTAGGGATCGTGGCGGCGCTGGGCGGAAGTGCCACCATCATTGGCTCATTTGCGGTGTTGGGCGCGGCGATGTCCTACGCTGGAGCGGCGCTGGTCGTGTCTCGGCTGCGGCCGACCGAACCAACCCAGACCGCACTGGGGCAGCAACTGGCGGCCATGATATTCGCCGCCGTGGCCGCCGCCCTGCTCGAGCCGCTGAGCGCTTGGCAGCAACCGGCCAGCGTGTGGTGGGCGCTCCTCGGCATGGCCGTGGTCTCAACAGCGCTCCCGGTGATTCTCTTCTTTCGGCTGCTCAGCACAACGTCAGCGGCGCAGGCTTCACTGGTGCATTACTTGCTGCCGGTGGCTGCACTTCTCTACGGGGTGGGCTTTTTGGGAGAGCACCTGCAACCCCTCTCCGTGCTGGGCGGCGTAGTCATCCTGGCGTCTATCTGGCTGGCAAACAGTACCCATGCCGTATCTAGACGAGCGGTCCGTTGA
- a CDS encoding MbcA/ParS/Xre antitoxin family protein, with product MTGPDSHTLLTETRHPETGQLDAHRVAQTLGLTWEELGQVLNGNSPTLPTVPPSDDLHPLDALAHHLRDVFGSLDTARIWLRVSNPVLDDEAPVAFLTRGDLMSIHKLLRLAESGTPT from the coding sequence ATGACCGGCCCAGATTCGCACACCCTGCTGACAGAGACGCGGCATCCAGAGACGGGCCAACTCGACGCTCACCGGGTGGCCCAGACATTAGGACTGACCTGGGAAGAACTGGGACAGGTTTTGAATGGTAATTCGCCTACGCTTCCCACGGTTCCTCCCAGCGACGATCTGCACCCGCTAGACGCACTGGCCCACCACTTACGCGATGTCTTTGGTTCGCTGGACACAGCCCGGATCTGGCTACGTGTCTCCAATCCGGTGCTGGATGACGAAGCGCCCGTTGCGTTTCTAACGCGCGGCGACCTCATGTCCATCCACAAGCTGCTGAGACTGGCCGAAAGTGGCACACCGACTTGA
- a CDS encoding helix-turn-helix domain-containing protein: MSASPARLRLAANVRRQRKVLGLSQEELGDRAGIHRTYIGEIEREGANVTVDHMQKLADALEVDVSRLLSAD; this comes from the coding sequence ATGTCTGCCAGTCCCGCCCGCTTGCGTCTGGCCGCCAACGTCCGGCGACAACGCAAGGTGCTTGGGCTCTCACAGGAAGAATTGGGCGACCGCGCGGGGATTCACCGAACGTACATCGGTGAGATTGAGCGTGAGGGCGCCAATGTCACTGTGGATCACATGCAAAAGCTCGCGGACGCCCTAGAGGTGGATGTCAGCCGCTTACTGAGTGCGGATTGA
- a CDS encoding ParA family protein: MKTIAILSLKGGVGKTTTSLYLATVAAQAGQAVTIVDADSEHSAHRWAAHAQLPFEVIQGEPDRLARQVKAAQAGGRTVIIDTPPNSRELLLRAGGLADIALVPVAPTGLEVDRLRPTLELLADLQAQREDLDVAVLLTRYNPRRRLAREAEEALEGLPVLKARIRELEAYKAAFGGIPSDLDEYAAVWKELQE, encoded by the coding sequence ATGAAGACGATCGCAATCCTAAGCCTCAAAGGAGGCGTGGGGAAAACCACCACCTCGCTGTACTTGGCGACCGTGGCCGCGCAGGCCGGTCAAGCCGTGACCATCGTTGATGCGGACAGTGAACACAGTGCCCACCGGTGGGCAGCTCACGCTCAACTTCCCTTTGAGGTCATTCAAGGTGAGCCTGACCGACTGGCACGGCAGGTGAAAGCCGCTCAGGCAGGCGGCCGGACAGTGATCATCGATACTCCTCCCAACTCCCGTGAGCTTCTGCTGCGGGCAGGTGGTCTGGCAGATATTGCCCTCGTGCCAGTGGCGCCGACAGGTCTGGAGGTCGACCGATTGCGGCCTACACTTGAGTTGCTCGCCGATCTTCAGGCTCAACGCGAAGACCTAGACGTGGCGGTGCTGCTCACCCGCTACAACCCACGGCGCCGGTTGGCCCGTGAAGCTGAAGAAGCGCTCGAAGGCCTACCTGTCCTGAAAGCCCGGATCCGCGAACTCGAAGCATATAAGGCTGCCTTCGGAGGGATCCCCAGCGATCTGGATGAATATGCCGCTGTCTGGAAGGAGCTCCAAGAATGA
- a CDS encoding IS701 family transposase — MLVFIMRRPLPRWTRHFPSWFEPFQSQLPHKAQRRLAPLYVQGLCSMARRKSMTPMAQWIAPGSEDQFQHFITDSPWSTATLEPLFLQRANALLGGQDAVLIIDDTCLTKFGTKSVGVTKQYSGQVGGLTQCQCLVSLTLAQHIFPVPVSLRLFLPRDWTGDLQRMKAAGVPEEHQQTQSKWAVALEELDRLRPQLNFGLVLADAGYGATAAFRQALSERQLQWSVGIHSTQKVYPADVQLLPSVKPVHGRRSKYPTPSQPRQTVRETLANAVWHQVVWRQGTKAPLSGRFAAQYVCLADGTEYRQGQHLPGQAAWIIGEERRGGERKYSACNLPPETSFEHLVEVTKRRWACELTHRELKQEVGLDHFEGRSWRGLHHHAQLCMMALLFLQWLRLSQPDDLRGDSVPAIREELAGAVLPVRCMTCCSCTGLFSGP; from the coding sequence ATGCTGGTCTTCATTATGCGTCGCCCCTTGCCACGCTGGACTCGCCATTTTCCAAGCTGGTTCGAACCCTTTCAGAGTCAGTTGCCGCACAAAGCGCAACGCCGTCTCGCGCCACTTTATGTTCAAGGCTTGTGCAGCATGGCTCGTCGAAAAAGCATGACGCCGATGGCCCAGTGGATTGCTCCTGGGAGCGAGGATCAGTTTCAACACTTCATCACGGACAGCCCTTGGAGCACCGCCACTCTTGAACCCTTGTTTCTTCAGCGCGCCAACGCACTTCTCGGTGGGCAGGATGCCGTCTTGATCATCGACGATACCTGCTTGACTAAATTTGGGACGAAGTCGGTTGGGGTGACGAAGCAATACTCAGGACAAGTAGGGGGATTAACTCAGTGCCAGTGTTTAGTTTCGCTCACGCTTGCCCAGCACATTTTTCCTGTTCCAGTCAGTCTGCGCCTCTTTCTCCCCCGAGACTGGACGGGTGATCTGCAGCGGATGAAAGCTGCTGGTGTTCCTGAGGAACACCAGCAAACGCAGAGCAAGTGGGCCGTTGCCTTGGAGGAACTTGATCGTCTTCGGCCACAGTTGAATTTCGGTCTGGTGCTTGCAGATGCGGGTTACGGGGCCACTGCCGCTTTCAGGCAAGCCCTCAGCGAACGTCAACTTCAATGGTCTGTCGGCATTCACTCGACGCAGAAGGTGTATCCCGCCGATGTTCAACTCCTGCCCAGCGTTAAACCGGTTCATGGACGGCGTTCCAAGTACCCGACACCGTCTCAACCACGTCAGACTGTCCGAGAGACATTGGCAAACGCGGTTTGGCATCAGGTGGTGTGGCGGCAAGGAACGAAAGCTCCGCTCTCTGGACGATTCGCTGCTCAATACGTGTGCCTTGCGGATGGCACAGAATATCGGCAAGGGCAACACCTCCCAGGTCAAGCCGCCTGGATCATCGGAGAAGAAAGGCGTGGTGGTGAGCGAAAGTACTCCGCCTGCAACCTTCCTCCCGAGACATCGTTTGAGCACCTCGTTGAGGTGACCAAGCGGCGTTGGGCTTGCGAATTGACCCATCGGGAATTGAAACAGGAGGTGGGTCTAGATCATTTCGAGGGGCGTTCATGGCGTGGTCTACATCATCATGCACAGCTGTGCATGATGGCTCTGCTCTTTCTCCAGTGGTTGCGACTCAGCCAACCGGATGACCTGAGAGGCGACTCTGTGCCTGCAATTCGAGAGGAACTGGCAGGAGCAGTCCTGCCAGTTCGCTGCATGACCTGCTGTTCCTGTACTGGTCTTTTCAGCGGCCCCTGA
- a CDS encoding GrpB family protein has product MAEVIPQRQVTPELTTYYDGLTAEVAQQVHQVLPEAHIEHVGATAVPGLTTKGDLDIAVRVPQTSFDSAISTLGSVFQPIHEEHWIPAIHAIFNAPSQDGTEISLQLVAIGSTHDFFAQLKRRLLDHEDFRRQVNEIKATYAASGMDVYRTQKAVVYDRILAWRGSQTLDWYDFEEWTRPPSGTWVIGQVQRPDGSVMFIAGRYEEAEDIVRDASDHTWGWDTPDRVMRWAALEWPVLMSS; this is encoded by the coding sequence ATGGCTGAAGTCATCCCACAACGTCAGGTCACACCTGAACTCACCACTTATTATGACGGCTTGACAGCCGAGGTCGCCCAGCAGGTTCATCAAGTCCTTCCCGAAGCACACATTGAACATGTCGGTGCCACCGCTGTTCCCGGCCTGACGACCAAAGGCGACCTCGATATTGCCGTACGTGTTCCGCAAACATCTTTCGATTCCGCCATCAGCACCTTAGGCTCTGTCTTTCAGCCTATCCATGAGGAACATTGGATACCTGCGATACACGCCATCTTCAACGCACCGTCTCAAGACGGGACTGAGATCAGCTTGCAACTTGTGGCCATCGGTTCAACGCACGACTTTTTCGCACAACTCAAGCGGCGCTTACTGGATCACGAAGATTTTCGTCGTCAGGTCAATGAGATCAAAGCCACTTACGCAGCCTCAGGAATGGATGTGTACCGTACGCAAAAAGCCGTCGTGTATGACAGGATTCTGGCATGGCGAGGTTCACAGACCTTGGATTGGTATGACTTTGAGGAATGGACCCGTCCACCATCAGGAACCTGGGTGATCGGTCAAGTTCAACGGCCAGACGGGTCGGTGATGTTCATCGCGGGACGGTATGAAGAGGCAGAGGATATCGTGCGTGACGCAAGCGATCACACTTGGGGGTGGGACACGCCTGATCGAGTGATGCGGTGGGCGGCGCTTGAGTGGCCTGTTCTGATGTCGTCGTGA